A region of Thermodesulfobacteriota bacterium DNA encodes the following proteins:
- a CDS encoding M20/M25/M40 family metallo-hydrolase: MTDPVSLLQRYVRIDTSNPPGDCREAAELLCGVLRENGLSPEVFGAKPEKPNVLCHVGGTEEPGLVLFHHMDVVPANAREWSVPPFSAEIRDGCMYGRGTLDTKGLGVAHWCAALRALKNGILRKKLFLAANADEEVGGSEGAEYFVKHLPFPLGKAYGLTEGGVGVTDLIGEKGKFFLMNTWEKGPVWLKVSAKGIAGHGSSPSVRDAPARLARALARISEYREPPRLTEPVREMLRILRGKGYIHLNVDAAGGRKREAAALEALSTRFPEIDALLRNTFAVTTMSAGYKPNVIPASAEATVDARILPGEDPEEVAARIRELVRSLNVSVEILFAERPNGSQPGTLFRAIEGAILSVYPDAVVMPYMSPSFTDSRFYRSIGIPTLGLMPMLLPRREHGKIHGVDERIPIGSLGEMTDITYAIVERWNQNSTESPFPG, from the coding sequence ATGACGGACCCTGTGAGTCTCCTCCAGAGATACGTCCGGATCGACACCTCGAATCCGCCGGGAGACTGCCGCGAGGCGGCGGAGCTTTTATGCGGGGTCCTTCGGGAGAACGGCCTGTCGCCCGAGGTCTTCGGCGCGAAGCCGGAGAAGCCGAACGTCCTTTGCCATGTCGGTGGAACGGAGGAGCCGGGGCTGGTGCTGTTCCATCACATGGACGTGGTGCCGGCGAACGCGCGGGAATGGAGTGTGCCGCCCTTCTCGGCTGAAATCCGGGACGGCTGCATGTACGGGCGTGGGACCCTCGACACGAAAGGGCTCGGCGTCGCGCATTGGTGCGCCGCGCTCCGGGCGCTGAAGAACGGCATCCTCCGGAAGAAGCTGTTCCTCGCGGCGAACGCGGACGAAGAGGTCGGGGGGAGCGAAGGCGCGGAATATTTCGTGAAGCACCTCCCGTTCCCGCTCGGGAAGGCGTACGGGTTGACGGAAGGCGGGGTCGGCGTTACCGACCTCATCGGCGAAAAGGGGAAGTTCTTCCTTATGAACACCTGGGAGAAGGGACCTGTCTGGCTGAAGGTGTCGGCCAAGGGGATCGCCGGGCACGGAAGCAGCCCATCGGTGCGGGACGCGCCGGCCCGGCTGGCCAGGGCGCTCGCCCGGATCTCGGAATACCGGGAGCCTCCCCGGCTGACGGAGCCCGTCCGGGAGATGCTGCGGATCCTGCGCGGAAAGGGATACATCCATCTGAACGTCGATGCGGCGGGCGGGCGAAAGCGCGAGGCCGCGGCCCTGGAGGCGCTCTCGACACGGTTCCCCGAGATCGACGCGCTGCTGCGGAACACCTTCGCGGTGACGACGATGTCGGCCGGCTACAAGCCGAACGTGATCCCCGCTTCCGCAGAGGCGACGGTGGATGCCCGGATCCTTCCGGGAGAGGATCCCGAGGAGGTGGCCGCGCGCATCAGGGAGCTGGTCCGCAGCCTGAACGTATCCGTGGAGATCCTTTTCGCGGAGCGGCCCAACGGATCGCAGCCGGGGACCCTGTTCCGGGCGATCGAGGGGGCGATCCTTTCCGTCTACCCGGACGCCGTCGTCATGCCGTACATGTCGCCCAGCTTCACCGACTCGCGCTTCTACCGGTCGATCGGCATCCCCACGCTCGGCCTGATGCCGATGCTGCTTCCGCGCAGGGAGCACGGGAAGATCCACGGGGTGGACGAGAGGATCCCGATCGGGAGTCTCGGGGAGATGACGGACATCACCTACGCGATCGTCGAGCGGTGGAATCAGAACTCCACGGAGTCGCCGTTCCCCGGGTAG
- the gmd gene encoding GDP-mannose 4,6-dehydratase: MPKALLTGITGQDGSYLVEFLLSKGYEVHGIIRRASTFNTGRLDHIYVDPHAAGARMFLHYGDLSDAGQLTNLIYNVQPDEIYHLGAQSHVRVSFDVPEYTADITGLGTIRILESLRRAGGKARYYQASSSEMFGSTPPPQNENSPFHPRSPYGAAKLFSYWMAVNYREAYNMFASNGILFNHESPRRGETFVTRKITRAIAAIKTGTQKELFLGNLDARRDWGFALEYVQAMWRILQHDHGDDFVVGTGQSNSVKEFLVEAFGYAGLDWKEYVRIDPKYFRPTEVENLVADSSKAKKLLGWEPKVTFRELVRIMVDADLENAGIASPGEGRKILAAKGFPVGSRL, from the coding sequence ATGCCCAAGGCGCTCCTGACCGGCATCACGGGACAAGACGGATCGTACCTCGTGGAATTCCTGCTGTCGAAGGGATACGAGGTCCACGGGATCATCCGGCGCGCTTCGACCTTCAACACGGGGCGGCTCGACCACATCTACGTCGACCCCCACGCCGCCGGCGCCCGGATGTTCCTCCATTACGGGGACCTCTCGGACGCGGGTCAGCTCACGAATCTCATCTACAACGTGCAGCCCGACGAGATCTACCACCTGGGCGCGCAAAGCCACGTCCGGGTGTCCTTCGACGTTCCCGAATACACGGCGGACATCACCGGCCTGGGGACCATCCGCATCCTCGAGTCGCTGCGCCGTGCCGGCGGCAAGGCGCGGTATTATCAGGCCTCCTCCAGCGAAATGTTCGGCTCGACTCCGCCGCCGCAGAACGAGAATTCGCCCTTTCATCCACGGTCCCCGTACGGCGCCGCCAAGCTGTTCTCCTATTGGATGGCGGTCAACTACCGGGAAGCGTACAACATGTTCGCCAGCAACGGCATCCTCTTCAACCACGAGTCCCCCCGCCGCGGCGAGACCTTCGTCACGCGGAAGATCACCCGGGCGATCGCGGCCATCAAGACGGGAACGCAGAAGGAGCTGTTCCTCGGGAACCTCGACGCCCGCCGCGACTGGGGATTCGCCCTCGAATACGTCCAGGCGATGTGGCGCATCCTCCAGCACGATCATGGCGACGACTTCGTCGTCGGCACCGGCCAGTCCAACTCGGTGAAGGAGTTCCTCGTGGAGGCGTTCGGATACGCGGGGCTCGACTGGAAGGAATATGTCCGGATCGACCCGAAATATTTCCGCCCGACCGAGGTCGAGAACCTGGTCGCCGATTCCTCGAAGGCGAAGAAGCTCCTCGGCTGGGAGCCGAAGGTCACGTTCCGGGAGCTGGTGCGGATCATGGTGGACGCCGACCTCGAGAACGCCGGCATCGCCTCCCCCGGCGAGGGCCGGAAGATCCTGGCCGCAAAAGGGTTCCCGGTGGGGTCGAGGTTATAG